The following coding sequences lie in one Oncorhynchus gorbuscha isolate QuinsamMale2020 ecotype Even-year linkage group LG10, OgorEven_v1.0, whole genome shotgun sequence genomic window:
- the LOC124046734 gene encoding EMILIN-1-like — translation MAGPVMFLFLWVLTWFGEIRGASYPQRYNLYSGQTQALPQNGVRAASRHRNWCAYVVKKTVSCVVEDGVETYVKPDYHPCSWGTQCSRMVTYRTYMKPRYKVAYKMVTDMEWKCCHGYTGDDCSEGPSGGSGTQIATARPKPSRPGQTGTDTGHRGQSGGDGRGDSDKTRQLEDKIQSLTKDLQDLQSTLRGMNERFQEEMRKPGFSGGGTKTPADAAQPEIKDTIHSIQTKLDQLDNRTQAHDKTLVSINNHLVNGNGGGGNDLGDSSGGTGGISGGKLNTLKEEILRELERRVSLSCSSCQSGVEDLRRQQQEDRERIRALEKQLNAVDGRYRQSLDGLRREVTRSQGCCDSVTDLKDRVTDAERKISSISENYDVIQNRMDKELGSGGGSNGGGGFPGGGGGFVPGGGGFGPGGGGFGPGGGSGLPRVIEDRLDGRLRDLERWVNSTMQHTEETEKDLKDYFNRELGDLRTVFLDRFDDQGYRIGDIELDVGIVKDLVSDHDKNVTRLANSTALLDKSLTDCGCGGTGGGGGGVGGGRREDGGGSRGTGGTGGMGGRGSEGGTGEGGRGDTGGTGTEGRGDGGSGGIGGTGGAGRDGGNDYDGDSVKSITWRVVANEDEIRRFDTRIKDLSVSGDSLMDKVLDLSHDIRKIKALTGDNGEHFNRIVTEVETLGRGMDDCDVCGRVEDEFKKLKNHTLNRWEKDINTIQNRVDSNQSFCSTLQEEVGKLREVVGKCSDQCKIHLETPTTGGGTGGRGLDEPDKPLDGHSVIGGTSNNGHLKSLQGELSEVILTFSSINDTLRGLEHTVQKHGSVITDLGNTKDKIISELDKIQQEVTEHIEKSRDRLDGVDRDVRRFESTLVVEVGDCKRSGDGLEKRLFKMEGVCGRLDGVSDSLQKIKEGLTKHMSGLWNCVNGLNATVISHGGIIESIQTTQLDGIHGKIKNLNSSVSHILTEFQNLSEQDLTGLPGPPGPSGERGFQGLPGAKGPQGRDGPPGRQGENGPRGSPGLKGEQGMPGADANVPKLSFSAALTYPMLSAGTIVFDKIFVNEGEFYDPRTGIFTAPVDGRYFFSAILTGHKNEKIEAVLSKSNYGMARVDSGGYQPEGLENKPVAEAKITPGSLAVFNIILPLQAGDTVCIDLVMGKLAHSVEPLTIFSGMLLYEHM, via the exons GTATCGAACGTATATGAAGCCGCGGTACAAGGTGGCCTACAAGATGGTGACGGACATGGAGTGGAAGTGTTGCCATGGTTACACCGGAGATGACTGTAGCGAAGGGCCGAGCGGCGGGTCGGGGACCCAGATCGCTACAGCCAGACCCAAACCGTCCCGACCGGGACAGACCGGAACCGACACAGGTCACagaggacagagtgggggagaCG GGCGAGGCGACAGCGACAAGACGCGGCAGCTGGAGGACAAGATCCAGAGCCTAACCAAGGACCTCCAGGACCTGCAGTCCACGCTGAGGGGCATGAACGAACGCTTCCAGGAGGAGATGCGCAAACCGGGCTTCAGTGGTGGTGGCACCAAGACCCCAGCGGATGCGGCCCAGCCGGAGATTAAGGACACCATCCACAGCATCCAGACCAAACTAGACCAGCTGGACAACCGGACACAGGCTCACGACAAGACCTTGGTCAGCATCAACAACCACCTGGTCAACGGGAATGGCGGCGGTGGGAATGATCTTGGCGACTCCTCTGGAGGCACCGGTGGGATTAGTGGTGGGAAGCTCAACACGCTGAAAGAGGAGATCCTGAGGGAGCTGGAGAGAAGGGTGTCTCTGTCCTGCTCCTCCTGCCAGTCGGGAGTGGAGGACCTACGGAGACAGCAGCAGGAGGACAGGGAGCGGATCCGTGCGCTGGAGAAGCAGCTGAACGCTGTGGATGGACGATATCGCCAGAGCCTAGACGGCCTGCGCCGCGAGGTGACACGCTCCCAGGGCTGCTGCGATTCTGTCACCGACCTCAAGGACAGGGTCACAGATGCTGAAAGGAAGATAAGCTCCATATCAGAGAACTATGATGTCATCCAGAACCGCATGGATAAGGAGCTGGGCAGTGGCGGTGGTAGTAATGGAGGTGGGGGTTTCCCAGGAGGTGGAGGTGGCTTTGTCCCTGGAGGTGGTGGTTTTGGCCCTGGAGGTGGTGGCTTTGGCCCTGGAGGTGGCAGCGGGTTACCCAGGGTGATAGAGGACAGGCTGGACGGTCGTCTGAGGGACCTTGAGAGGTGGGTGAACAGCACAATGCAgcacacagaggagacagagaaagacctGAAGGACTACTTCAACCGTGAGCTGGGTGACCTCCGGACCGTGTTCCTGGACCGGTTCGACGACCAGGGATACCGCATCGGCGACATAGAGCTAGACGTGGGCATTGTAAAGGACCTCGTGTCGGACCACGACAAGAATGTGACCCGCCTGGCGAACTCCACGGCACTACTAGACAAGAGTCTGACTGACTGTGGctgtggaggaacaggaggaggaggaggaggagttggaggaggtagaagagaagatggaggaggaagtaGAGGAACCGGAGGAACAGGGGGAATGGGAGGGAGAGGATCTGAAGGTGGGacaggggaaggaggaaggggagatacAGGAGGAACAGGAACTGAaggaaggggagatggaggaagTGGAGGAATAGGGGGAACCGGAGGAGCTGGAAGGGACGGAGGAAACGATTACGACGGAGACTCTGTGAAGTCTATCACCTGGAGAGTGGTGGCCAATGAGGACGAGATCCGACGCTTTGACACGCGGATCAAGGACCTGTCCGTCTCGGGCGACTCACTCATGGACAAGGTGCTGGATCTCAGCCACGACATCCGCAAGATCAAAGCCCTGACCGGAGACAATGGCGAGCACTTCAACCGCATCGTCACAGAAGTTGAGACGCTCGGGCGCGGCATGGATGACTGCGACGTCTGTGGAAGAGTTGAAGACGAGTTCAAGAAGCTGAAGAACCACACCCTGAACCGCTGGGAGAAGGACATCAACACCATCCAGAACCGGGTGGATTCCAACCAAAGCTTTTGCTCCACTCTACAGGAAGAGGTGGGGAAACTCCGGGAGGTGGTAGGGAAGTGTAGCGACCAGTGTAAGATCCACCTGGAGACCCCAACAACAGGAGGTGGCACTGGAGGACGAGGCCTGGATGAACCTGATAAGCCCTTGGACGGCCACAGTGTGATCGGAGGCACGTCCAACAACGGCCACCTCAAGTCCCTACAGGGCGAGCTGTCCGAGGTCATCCTGACCTTTAGCTCCATTAACGACACGCTGAGGGGCCTGGAGCACACAGTGCAGAAACATGGCAGTGTCATCACGGACCTGGGCAACACCAAGGACAAGATCATCTCTGAGCTGGACAAGATACAGCAGGAGGTGACTGAGCACATCGAGAAGAGCCGCGACCGCCTCGACGGGGTGGATCGCGACGTGCGACGCTTCGAGAGCACCCTAGTGGTGGAGGTGGGCGACTGCAAGCGTTCTGGCGACGGCCTTGAGAAGAGGCTGTTCAAGATGGAGGGCGTGTGCGGGCGGCTGGACGGCGTCTCCGATTCGCTCCAGAAGATCAAGGAGGGGCTGACCAAGCACATGTCGGGCCTGTGGAACTGTGTAAATGGTCTGAACGCCACGGTCATTTCCCATGGAGGGATCATTGAGAGCATCCAGACCACTCAGCTGGACGGGATCCATGGCAAGATCAAGAACCTCAACTCATCAGTCAGTCACATCCTCACGGAGTTCCAGAATCTTTCGGAACAGGACCTGACCG GCCTGCCTGGTCCACCAGGTCCCTCTGGGGAGAGAGGGTTCCAAGGGCTGCCTGGCGCTAAGGGGCCCCAAGGCAGGGACGGACCCCcgggcaggcagggagagaacGGGCCCAGAGGATCACCAG Gcctcaaaggtgaacaag GTATGCCAGGTGCCGATGCCAACGTGCCCAAGCTGTCCTTCTCTGCCGCTCTCACCTACCCCATGCTTAGTGCTGGCACCATCGTCTTCGACAAGATCTTTGTCAACGAGGGAGAGTTCTATGACCCGCGGACTG GCATCTTCACGGCGCCCGTTGATGGCCGCTACTTCTTCAGCGCAATCCTGACTGGCCACAAGAACGAGAAGATTGAGGCGGTGCTGTCCAAGTCCAACTACGGTATGGCCCGTGTGGACTCCGGGGGATACCAGCCAGAGGGACTGGAGAACAAGCCGGTAGCTGAGGCCAAGATCACCCCGGGCTCCCTGGCAGTGTTCAACATCATCCTGCCCCTCCAGGCCGGAGACACAGTCTGCATTGACCTGGTCATGGGCAAGCTGGCCCACTCTGTAGAGCCTCTCACCATCTTCAGTGGAATGCTGCTGTATGAACATATGTAA